One genomic window of Pseudomonadales bacterium includes the following:
- a CDS encoding MotA/TolQ/ExbB proton channel family protein, producing the protein MTFDLNFVTFWQQGDAISHGVLILLLLMSVISWSIILGKSVQLAWWQHANSGAVDRFWQAQDLETGMSKLSRMQPFYLLVKHGILAVSHFQNHRPGIQAHLDAEMSLNEIVTRALRQALNRATSDLERGQVFLASIGSVSPFVGLFGTVWGIYHALAAIGVTGQASLDKVAGPVGEALIMTAIGLFVAIPAVLGYNAFNRVQRLIAADLDGFAHDLLMYFTTGTHQSVNKTALLRSAKVKPLAAGVPPSTHASNNGGSQN; encoded by the coding sequence ATGACTTTTGATCTCAATTTCGTCACCTTTTGGCAGCAGGGCGATGCTATTTCACACGGTGTATTGATTTTGTTGCTGCTGATGTCGGTGATTAGCTGGAGCATTATTTTGGGAAAAAGTGTGCAGCTCGCTTGGTGGCAGCACGCTAACAGCGGCGCAGTGGATCGCTTTTGGCAGGCGCAGGATTTGGAAACGGGCATGAGCAAGTTATCGCGTATGCAGCCGTTCTATCTGCTGGTGAAGCACGGTATTTTGGCGGTGTCACATTTTCAAAACCATCGCCCTGGCATTCAGGCGCATTTAGATGCAGAAATGTCTCTGAATGAAATTGTGACGCGCGCGCTGCGTCAAGCATTGAACCGCGCCACTTCCGATTTGGAGAGAGGCCAAGTGTTTCTCGCTTCCATTGGTTCGGTTTCTCCTTTTGTTGGGCTGTTTGGTACGGTGTGGGGGATTTATCACGCACTGGCGGCCATCGGTGTCACAGGTCAGGCATCACTGGACAAAGTGGCGGGCCCCGTGGGTGAAGCTTTGATCATGACGGCCATTGGTTTGTTTGTGGCGATTCCCGCTGTGCTGGGCTACAACGCTTTTAACCGTGTGCAGCGTTTGATTGCCGCTGATCTCGATGGTTTTGCCCATGATCTGTTGATGTACTTCACCACAGGCACGCATCAAAGCGTCAATAAAACGGCCTTACTGCGCTCGGCGAAGGTAAAGCCGCTGGCTGCCGGCGTACCGCCCAGCACGCACGCCAGTAACAACGGTGGGAGCCAAAACTAA
- a CDS encoding biopolymer transporter ExbD, whose protein sequence is MAFGGFEQGASQPMSEINMTPLVDVMLVLLIIFMVCAPLMTQSITVNLPKAAGTTTQDKPKAIKLSIDPVGKITWNGESVADENLVVRLTEAATQQPQPELHLMADKEVRYERVAQVMAQVKEAGITKLGFVMLPGGGVQPVGAVPNQ, encoded by the coding sequence ATGGCCTTCGGTGGATTTGAGCAGGGCGCTTCGCAGCCGATGTCGGAGATCAACATGACGCCGCTGGTCGATGTCATGTTGGTGTTGCTGATTATCTTCATGGTCTGTGCGCCGCTGATGACGCAGTCGATCACCGTGAATTTGCCCAAGGCGGCAGGAACCACGACACAGGACAAGCCGAAGGCGATTAAGCTGTCCATCGACCCAGTGGGCAAAATCACTTGGAATGGTGAAAGCGTAGCGGATGAAAATTTGGTTGTGCGTTTAACCGAGGCTGCCACACAACAACCGCAGCCGGAGTTGCATTTGATGGCGGACAAAGAAGTGCGCTATGAGCGCGTGGCGCAAGTGATGGCGCAAGTCAAAGAAGCGGGCATCACCAAGCTGGGTTTTGTGATGCTGCCAGGTGGCGGCGTACAGCCAGTGGGCGCTGTGCCTAATCAGTAG
- a CDS encoding energy transducer TonB — MSHFAVLFGVVFSLGLHASAVCWWMLREKPPTVKLGMQEVTVEIIAPPAPIVEPAPPAPAPPPPPIPEIRDDEMAEQRKVVKKKKLPVLPRPQPPIAQPVKPVENPVAKPAAVAVTQARYDADYLNNPKPAYPALSNRLGEEGRVLLRVKVSAEGKPLEVSVKTSSGFSRLDEAAVKATYKWRFVPARQGDVALTSWVEVPIQFGLKK; from the coding sequence GTGAGCCACTTCGCTGTGCTGTTTGGCGTTGTTTTTTCGCTTGGTTTACACGCCAGTGCTGTGTGTTGGTGGATGCTGCGGGAGAAACCGCCGACAGTGAAATTGGGCATGCAAGAAGTGACGGTTGAGATCATCGCGCCTCCCGCGCCGATTGTTGAACCTGCACCGCCGGCTCCAGCACCGCCACCACCGCCAATACCTGAAATACGCGATGACGAGATGGCTGAGCAGCGCAAGGTGGTGAAGAAGAAAAAACTGCCTGTGCTGCCTAGACCGCAGCCACCGATAGCGCAGCCCGTGAAGCCGGTTGAGAATCCGGTAGCGAAACCCGCAGCGGTAGCGGTGACACAGGCGCGCTATGACGCGGATTATTTGAACAATCCGAAACCTGCTTATCCGGCGCTGTCGAATAGGTTGGGTGAAGAAGGCAGGGTGTTGTTGCGTGTGAAAGTCTCGGCAGAAGGCAAGCCGTTAGAGGTCAGTGTTAAAACATCGTCCGGCTTTTCACGGCTAGACGAAGCGGCAGTAAAAGCCACTTATAAATGGCGATTTGTACCAGCGCGTCAGGGTGATGTCGCTTTGACGAGCTGGGTAGAGGTGCCGATTCAATTCGGTTTGAAGAAATAA